The Pseudoalteromonas arctica A 37-1-2 genome includes a region encoding these proteins:
- a CDS encoding AMP-binding protein, whose product MKWPNNNNYFYGENHDFTTWREQVNEHAKKFSKQPEITWLLFDADSYQFSVLFFALLVAKKSIVLPQNGQPAQLTQCLSHADAFCGDASLSSADITFTPDLRSSTTAALDIDELTNIRFFTSGSSGQPKAVDKTFKQLVLELDVLEDQFGGQIVNTTLVATVSHQHIYGLLFKVLWPLYSGRNVCFSSFEYPEHLLSFIENTVKSDITLISSPAYYHRLVQDNVLVSVKDKLRCCFSSGGPLQSVAANLLSEQFGYSPVEVLGSTETGGIAWRQQSESIIWQAFTPIKIKTDDLQRLIISSPYVDQRQWYQTDDRAQLTNSNQFSLLGRADRIVKIEEKRCSLDEITQKINQYILVNECYVLLLESEQQNKRSEIAAVLVLTQEGEAVLAEHGKFKFSQALKSHLKAFFEPLVVPRKFRYLSALPYNTQGKLEKMQLEKMFD is encoded by the coding sequence ATGAAGTGGCCAAATAATAATAACTATTTTTATGGTGAGAACCATGACTTTACAACTTGGCGTGAGCAGGTTAACGAGCACGCTAAAAAGTTTTCTAAGCAACCTGAAATTACGTGGTTGCTTTTTGATGCTGATAGCTACCAGTTTAGCGTATTGTTTTTTGCTTTATTAGTGGCAAAAAAGTCAATTGTTTTGCCCCAAAATGGACAACCTGCTCAGCTCACGCAATGCTTAAGCCATGCCGATGCATTTTGTGGTGATGCTAGCTTATCATCTGCTGACATCACATTTACGCCAGATTTAAGAAGTAGCACTACAGCTGCGCTTGATATTGACGAGCTTACAAATATTCGTTTTTTTACATCGGGTTCGAGTGGACAACCTAAAGCGGTAGATAAAACGTTTAAGCAATTAGTTTTAGAACTTGATGTACTTGAAGATCAATTTGGCGGGCAAATTGTAAATACGACTTTGGTTGCTACTGTGTCGCATCAACACATTTATGGATTGTTATTTAAAGTACTTTGGCCTCTATACTCTGGTCGAAATGTTTGTTTTAGTAGCTTTGAATATCCAGAGCATTTACTTTCGTTTATTGAAAATACAGTTAAAAGTGACATTACCTTAATTAGTAGCCCAGCTTACTATCATCGATTGGTTCAAGATAACGTATTAGTATCTGTTAAAGATAAATTACGCTGCTGTTTTTCATCTGGTGGACCACTACAATCAGTTGCTGCTAATTTACTAAGCGAGCAATTTGGTTATTCACCGGTTGAAGTACTTGGAAGTACTGAAACTGGCGGAATAGCTTGGCGTCAACAAAGTGAGTCTATAATCTGGCAAGCGTTTACGCCTATAAAAATAAAAACAGATGACTTACAAAGACTTATTATCTCATCGCCTTATGTTGATCAGCGTCAGTGGTATCAAACAGATGATAGAGCGCAATTAACCAACAGTAATCAGTTTTCGTTATTAGGTCGAGCAGATCGCATTGTTAAAATTGAAGAAAAACGTTGTTCATTAGATGAGATAACACAGAAGATAAATCAATACATTTTGGTTAACGAATGCTATGTATTACTTCTTGAAAGTGAGCAGCAAAACAAACGAAGTGAAATTGCCGCAGTATTAGTGCTAACCCAAGAGGGTGAAGCTGTATTAGCAGAGCACGGTAAATTTAAGTTTTCACAGGCTCTTAAGAGTCATTTAAAAGCATTTTTTGAACCTTTAGTGGTACCACGTAAGTTTCGTTATTTGTCGGCATTGCCTTATAACACGCAAGGTAAACTCGAAAAAATGCAATTGGAGAAAATGTTTGACTGA
- a CDS encoding lysophospholipid acyltransferase family protein, with the protein MKTQLIKAYRIIATGSAFALFSAGGLALSVIIFSIQRLIYRDINKRNQAARTAVHYSFKFFVGYMRLVGILRLDVDKLDAIKQAKGQLIIANHPSLIDVVVLISIVRHADCVVKADLWKNPFLKGVVKATGYINNDAEPDYFLGQCKKSFASGNNLIVFPEGTRSIPGKPWHFKRGAGNIALRTQVDILPILIDVNPITLTKGQKWYQVTDRRFTFKMRVLPPYLIAPYIQDDQITNSVRKLTRDLQAYLNEEKLKYE; encoded by the coding sequence ATGAAGACTCAATTGATAAAAGCATACCGTATTATTGCAACAGGCAGTGCCTTTGCATTGTTTAGTGCTGGTGGTTTGGCATTGTCTGTTATTATTTTTTCAATTCAACGACTTATTTATCGTGATATAAATAAACGAAATCAAGCTGCACGAACTGCAGTGCATTATTCATTTAAATTTTTTGTTGGTTATATGCGCTTAGTTGGCATATTACGCTTAGACGTAGATAAGCTCGATGCAATAAAACAAGCAAAAGGGCAGTTAATAATAGCTAATCACCCATCTTTAATTGATGTTGTTGTGCTTATTTCTATTGTGCGCCATGCAGACTGTGTTGTTAAAGCTGATCTATGGAAAAACCCTTTTCTAAAAGGTGTAGTTAAAGCCACTGGTTATATCAATAATGATGCTGAGCCAGATTACTTTTTAGGGCAATGCAAAAAAAGCTTTGCCAGTGGAAACAACCTTATAGTGTTCCCTGAAGGAACTCGAAGTATACCAGGTAAACCTTGGCATTTTAAACGAGGGGCAGGCAACATTGCGCTTCGAACTCAAGTCGATATTTTACCAATATTAATTGATGTAAACCCAATAACATTAACCAAAGGACAAAAGTGGTATCAGGTAACTGATCGCCGTTTTACCTTTAAGATGCGTGTTTTACCACCTTATTTGATTGCGCCTTATATACAAGACGATCAGATAACTAATTCGGTACGCAAACTAACACGCGATTTACAAGCTTATCTTAACGAGGAAAAATTAAAATATGAGTGA
- a CDS encoding ABC transporter ATP-binding protein, with product MTQLMPIMLALKQVSFGYKANMPLSVDNISFNLVQGSCTAILGPNGAGKSTLISLMSGLLTAQTGHISYPFYSQYTTKKAIAQKVALVPQDFAFYHELSVHDNLAFFVSISEKNRSLHSNHIKSAIRACGLDDVTNKMAGSLSGGYKRRLNIAIALSKQPDIIFLDEPTVGIDPLSRDAIINLLLDLKQQGKTLVYTSHLLHEVELLCDEVVFLNNGKVVANELLNIQKPSLNFTTVKPLSPTQITLFTQPITILENGGHQLKVSNSEQLASAFIVLANLSHDIKTLTFSNSHIEQLYRDLFSESSC from the coding sequence ATGACGCAGTTAATGCCTATTATGTTGGCGCTAAAACAAGTGAGCTTTGGTTATAAAGCAAATATGCCATTGAGTGTTGACAATATATCATTCAATCTTGTTCAAGGTAGCTGTACCGCTATTTTAGGTCCTAATGGAGCTGGAAAATCAACATTAATTTCATTAATGAGTGGTCTATTGACTGCTCAAACAGGTCATATTAGTTACCCTTTTTATTCACAGTACACGACCAAAAAAGCTATCGCGCAAAAAGTTGCTTTGGTACCGCAAGATTTTGCCTTTTATCATGAACTTAGTGTGCACGATAATTTAGCTTTTTTTGTGTCCATAAGTGAAAAAAATCGCAGTTTACATTCAAACCATATTAAATCGGCTATACGAGCATGCGGGCTTGATGATGTTACTAATAAAATGGCGGGTTCTTTATCAGGTGGATATAAGCGTCGCTTAAATATTGCAATTGCCTTGAGTAAACAGCCAGACATTATATTTTTAGATGAGCCAACGGTAGGCATAGATCCACTATCGCGTGATGCAATAATTAATTTATTATTGGATTTAAAACAACAAGGTAAAACCTTGGTTTATACCTCTCATTTATTACACGAAGTTGAATTGCTATGCGATGAAGTCGTATTTTTAAATAATGGTAAAGTCGTAGCAAATGAACTTTTAAATATTCAAAAACCGTCTTTAAACTTCACTACTGTTAAGCCTTTATCCCCTACTCAAATAACTCTTTTTACACAGCCGATAACCATTTTAGAAAATGGCGGACATCAATTAAAAGTGAGTAATAGCGAGCAGCTAGCATCAGCTTTTATAGTGCTTGCTAATTTAAGTCATGATATTAAAACACTGACATTTTCAAATAGTCATATAGAGCAACTGTATCGAGACTTATTTTCGGAGTCATCATGTTAA
- a CDS encoding beta-ketoacyl synthase chain length factor, giving the protein MKFIIKKCIAWGDGKINHQDWQSYSNGMIVNPQTLTLPELKQIPAMQRRRLSAFAKLTLHCALEASEAFQHNIPSVFSSRHGDLHKTTKLIASVAAKETLSPTNFALSVHNAVGGLFSIYAGNKAPLCAMSAGEDSFFMGLVDAVAKLKTRGYERILYVYSDQAVPEHYQPYVQQKPDNIAVGLLIEPCESSNGFELKCTGHHQVKESEAAELQALDFLKFYFSQNNKLEINSKRYQWQLSR; this is encoded by the coding sequence TTGAAATTTATTATCAAAAAATGCATCGCTTGGGGCGACGGAAAAATAAATCACCAAGATTGGCAATCATACTCTAACGGTATGATAGTGAACCCACAAACGTTAACTCTTCCTGAATTAAAACAGATACCTGCGATGCAGCGAAGACGTTTAAGTGCATTTGCTAAATTGACACTTCACTGTGCTTTAGAGGCAAGTGAAGCATTTCAGCATAACATTCCTAGTGTATTTTCTTCTCGCCATGGCGACCTACACAAAACGACTAAATTAATTGCATCTGTTGCAGCTAAAGAAACGCTTTCTCCAACTAACTTTGCGTTATCAGTACATAATGCTGTGGGTGGTTTGTTTAGTATTTATGCTGGAAATAAAGCACCACTTTGCGCTATGTCCGCAGGTGAAGATAGTTTTTTTATGGGATTAGTAGATGCTGTAGCAAAGCTAAAAACTCGTGGCTATGAGCGTATTTTATATGTATATAGTGACCAAGCTGTACCTGAACATTACCAACCTTATGTACAACAAAAACCTGACAATATAGCAGTAGGGTTGCTTATTGAACCGTGTGAAAGTAGTAACGGTTTTGAGTTAAAATGCACTGGTCATCATCAAGTAAAAGAAAGTGAAGCAGCTGAGTTACAAGCTCTCGATTTTTTAAAGTTTTATTTTTCACAAAATAATAAGTTAGAAATAAACTCAAAAAGATATCAATGGCAGCTATCGCGCTAA
- a CDS encoding ABC transporter permease: protein MLIHTVKKEARLIINDLHSLAVLLLMPIVFMVIMTMASSQSQKNIQANLTLSVIGQENSAHSNVLIALLIAQGFTIDKNNSDNRLTIEAGVDKQILMRQGNSQLRLDISDELAPQTRLLMTEKLKASLSQLKLYLYMLDTGDLSQDLSLDEQVNQVVESSDVSYLLEKPLAKALHNPALNSIPAWWVFGIYFIVLPISLTFINERNNGTLVRLKTYPISMARYFYNKACAYVIVSIIQGCLLAIIGCIVIPYFLNVPLLPLHGLLLSIFTFITVSFTAIAFALLLASMVSSYEQAIVVGGGVNIILAALSGFMVPLEIMPDNLAALANGSPMFWSAQLLRQLMSESVDHTFWQYTASLWGFSLLCFVAALCIFNKKMRNLTWN from the coding sequence ATGTTAATCCATACGGTAAAAAAAGAAGCCAGATTAATTATAAATGACTTACACAGCTTAGCTGTATTATTACTAATGCCTATTGTATTTATGGTTATTATGACGATGGCAAGCAGTCAGTCGCAAAAAAATATACAAGCTAATCTAACTCTCAGTGTAATTGGGCAAGAGAATAGTGCGCATAGCAATGTTTTAATCGCACTTTTAATTGCACAGGGTTTTACTATAGATAAAAATAATTCCGATAACAGATTAACAATAGAAGCCGGTGTAGATAAACAAATTTTAATGCGCCAAGGTAATAGCCAGTTACGGTTAGATATAAGTGACGAACTCGCGCCGCAAACGCGATTACTAATGACTGAAAAATTGAAAGCGAGCTTATCTCAATTAAAACTCTATTTGTATATGCTTGATACAGGTGATTTATCTCAGGATTTATCGTTAGATGAGCAAGTTAATCAAGTTGTTGAATCATCAGATGTAAGTTATTTATTAGAAAAGCCGCTAGCTAAAGCGTTACACAACCCTGCGTTGAACAGCATTCCTGCTTGGTGGGTATTTGGTATCTATTTTATTGTTTTGCCTATTTCGCTCACTTTTATTAATGAGCGTAATAATGGCACTTTGGTTAGATTAAAAACGTATCCAATCAGTATGGCTCGCTATTTTTATAACAAAGCGTGTGCTTATGTCATTGTAAGTATTATACAAGGTTGTTTACTTGCGATTATTGGTTGTATTGTAATTCCCTATTTTTTGAATGTACCTTTGCTACCGCTGCATGGTTTATTGCTTAGTATATTTACATTTATAACCGTTAGTTTTACTGCGATTGCCTTTGCTTTATTATTAGCAAGTATGGTGTCGAGTTATGAGCAAGCTATTGTTGTAGGTGGTGGAGTAAATATAATTTTAGCTGCGTTAAGTGGCTTTATGGTGCCGCTTGAAATTATGCCGGATAATTTAGCCGCGCTGGCAAATGGGTCGCCAATGTTTTGGTCAGCTCAACTATTACGACAACTGATGAGTGAATCAGTTGATCACACTTTTTGGCAATATACAGCATCGCTTTGGGGTTTTTCATTGCTATGCTTTGTTGCTGCACTATGTATATTTAATAAAAAAATGAGGAATTTGACATGGAATTAG
- a CDS encoding ApeI family dehydratase produces MTDFVYKPICEVIEQSPEHVLLRLKIPENLFYFQGHFSLAPILPGVAQLDWVMHYLTKYLNVDCQKAISVDALKFQIIVKPNYEVDLLLKKIKNTKFSFSYSSEHGQHASGKVVLNDE; encoded by the coding sequence TTGACTGATTTTGTATATAAACCTATTTGTGAAGTAATAGAACAAAGCCCTGAACATGTGCTTTTGCGTTTGAAAATACCAGAAAACTTATTTTATTTTCAAGGTCACTTTTCGCTAGCACCAATTTTACCCGGTGTAGCTCAACTTGATTGGGTGATGCATTATTTGACTAAATATTTGAATGTAGATTGCCAAAAAGCAATTTCAGTTGATGCGTTAAAATTTCAGATTATAGTTAAACCAAATTACGAAGTAGATTTATTATTAAAAAAAATTAAAAATACTAAATTTAGCTTTAGTTACAGCTCAGAGCATGGGCAGCATGCATCAGGCAAAGTAGTGCTAAATGATGAATAA
- a CDS encoding acyl carrier protein produces MELAELKLQLKQLIITECDKEDDFEPADIIDSELLFGSKSRINLDSLDALQLSLVLKQNFGIKVEGSKETRKHLQSIDTIADFIIQERAK; encoded by the coding sequence ATGGAATTAGCCGAATTAAAACTACAGTTAAAACAATTGATTATTACTGAATGTGATAAAGAAGATGATTTTGAGCCCGCTGATATTATTGACTCAGAGCTATTGTTTGGAAGTAAATCACGCATCAACTTAGACTCGTTAGATGCTTTACAACTCTCATTAGTATTAAAACAAAACTTTGGCATTAAAGTCGAAGGCTCTAAAGAAACGCGTAAACATTTACAGTCTATAGATACAATTGCCGACTTCATTATTCAAGAGCGTGCTAAGTAA
- a CDS encoding acyl carrier protein — translation MKSGEQIFVMLSDILQEYFEIEPEDITRTASLYEDLDLDSIDAVDLVVKLREQTGKKIEPDDFKQVRTVQDVIDAIEKLMVVEA, via the coding sequence ATGAAAAGCGGCGAGCAAATTTTTGTGATGCTTAGCGATATTTTACAGGAATATTTTGAGATAGAGCCTGAGGACATTACTCGCACAGCAAGTTTATATGAAGATTTAGATCTTGATAGCATTGATGCCGTAGATTTGGTTGTAAAATTACGCGAACAAACAGGTAAAAAAATCGAACCTGATGACTTTAAACAAGTTCGTACCGTACAAGATGTAATTGACGCAATTGAAAAGCTAATGGTTGTTGAGGCTTAA
- a CDS encoding beta-ketoacyl synthase N-terminal-like domain-containing protein: MNKRDVYLNASEVLSAPLSNKTSSVVSTIEDESVAFKSFREEINCSDFTSILSYFDAVLYPLFKKLNLSASDLAKTNLFLGSTSLDISAVKVGDEDKLWLSKTDKISQALAKRYGLNELEFTFSTACTASANACLYASRLISTGKIEHALVIGCEFYNPLTVEGFKSLDLISKTELIAFAKGRSGLILGEGVAALYLSSTPTAQCSLKMLGGASSCDTYSLTMTQEDGSHIAQVINDCLLQANIQSTDIDLIKVHGTATLGNDEAECNALTTLFNTSEITQSPPPIIAFKPFTGHTLGACGVIEIALFADCLSKESYIPPEYITQNNDLMWPFYKGNDFSQVNTVLFNYFGFGGNNAALVFQCYRGTE, encoded by the coding sequence ATGAATAAACGGGATGTATATTTAAATGCCAGCGAAGTGCTATCGGCACCATTAAGTAATAAAACAAGTAGTGTTGTAAGCACTATTGAAGATGAGAGTGTGGCATTTAAATCATTCCGAGAAGAAATAAATTGTAGCGATTTTACGAGTATTTTAAGTTATTTTGATGCTGTGCTATATCCTCTTTTTAAAAAGTTGAATTTATCAGCTAGTGACTTAGCAAAAACTAATTTGTTTTTAGGATCGACTTCTTTAGATATCAGTGCTGTGAAAGTTGGGGATGAAGATAAGCTATGGCTATCTAAAACAGATAAAATTAGCCAAGCATTAGCAAAACGATACGGTTTAAATGAATTGGAATTTACTTTTAGCACAGCATGTACAGCAAGTGCTAATGCATGTTTGTATGCTTCGCGTTTAATAAGTACCGGAAAAATTGAACATGCATTGGTTATAGGTTGCGAATTTTATAACCCCCTAACAGTTGAAGGCTTTAAGTCGTTAGATTTAATTAGTAAAACAGAATTAATTGCATTTGCTAAAGGTCGTTCGGGCTTAATCTTAGGGGAGGGAGTTGCAGCTCTTTATTTATCATCGACGCCTACCGCGCAGTGTAGTCTCAAAATGCTGGGTGGTGCATCGTCATGCGACACTTATAGTTTAACAATGACTCAGGAAGATGGCAGTCATATTGCACAAGTTATTAATGATTGTTTACTACAGGCAAATATTCAAAGTACTGATATAGACCTAATTAAAGTACATGGTACTGCCACGCTTGGTAATGATGAAGCAGAGTGCAATGCTTTAACTACATTATTTAATACATCAGAAATAACTCAGAGTCCTCCTCCTATTATTGCTTTTAAACCTTTTACAGGACATACATTAGGCGCATGTGGTGTAATTGAAATTGCACTATTTGCTGATTGTTTAAGTAAAGAATCGTACATACCACCTGAGTATATAACTCAAAATAACGATTTGATGTGGCCCTTTTATAAAGGAAATGACTTTTCACAAGTGAACACTGTATTATTTAATTACTTTGGTTTTGGCGGTAATAATGCGGCTTTAGTTTTTCAGTGTTATAGGGGGACTGAATGA
- a CDS encoding phosphopantetheine-binding protein, giving the protein MSDLSTEVKQLIIETLDLEDIEAADINDEEALFVDGLGLDSIDALELGVAIKKAYDVKIDGNTDDSKKHFYSVKTLCDFIAATRA; this is encoded by the coding sequence ATGAGTGATTTAAGCACTGAAGTTAAACAACTAATTATCGAAACTTTAGATTTAGAAGACATTGAAGCCGCAGATATTAACGATGAAGAAGCACTCTTTGTTGATGGTTTAGGCTTAGATTCAATTGATGCACTTGAATTAGGCGTCGCAATTAAGAAAGCATACGATGTAAAAATTGATGGAAATACCGATGACAGTAAAAAGCATTTTTACTCGGTTAAAACTTTATGTGATTTTATAGCTGCAACAAGGGCATAA
- a CDS encoding glycosyltransferase family 2 protein, whose amino-acid sequence MSSKYGFVIPNYNHDLVIHDTISALVDFNLPIILVDDGSNEQTQNVLEEIDAEFALVTLVRRIENGGKGAAVQTGLVHAHQAGWSHAIQIDADGQHDLNDVDQLVTRSKLYPKALVSGQPIYDESISKGRYYGRFITHFWVYIETLSFALKDTMCGFRVYPLDAYITLINSTRLGNKMDFDIEVMVKLYWQGTPVEFIKTKVHYPENGVSHFNVWEDNVLISKMHTRLFFGMLWRLPRLIINKFK is encoded by the coding sequence ATGTCGAGTAAATATGGATTTGTTATCCCAAATTACAATCACGATTTAGTGATTCACGATACGATATCTGCTTTAGTTGATTTTAATCTACCTATTATATTGGTTGATGATGGAAGCAACGAACAAACGCAAAATGTGCTTGAAGAAATAGATGCAGAGTTTGCTTTGGTTACATTGGTACGCCGCATTGAAAATGGTGGCAAAGGAGCCGCTGTACAAACGGGTCTTGTTCATGCTCATCAAGCAGGCTGGAGTCATGCAATTCAAATTGATGCTGATGGTCAACACGACTTAAACGATGTAGACCAACTTGTGACTCGCTCTAAGCTTTACCCTAAAGCATTAGTGAGTGGGCAACCTATCTACGATGAGTCAATATCAAAAGGACGTTATTATGGACGTTTTATAACTCATTTTTGGGTTTATATAGAAACGTTATCGTTTGCATTAAAGGACACTATGTGTGGTTTTCGTGTATATCCGTTAGATGCTTATATAACGCTTATAAATAGTACTCGTTTGGGTAATAAAATGGATTTTGATATAGAGGTAATGGTAAAGCTTTATTGGCAAGGCACGCCTGTTGAATTTATCAAAACTAAAGTTCATTACCCAGAGAATGGAGTATCACACTTTAATGTATGGGAAGATAACGTGTTAATTTCAAAAATGCATACGAGACTCTTTTTTGGCATGTTGTGGCGTTTACCACGTTTAATTATAAACAAATTTAAA